The Litchfieldia alkalitelluris genome has a window encoding:
- the thiI gene encoding tRNA uracil 4-sulfurtransferase ThiI, which produces MQYDRILIRFGEISTKGRNRKKFIEKLKRNIDFKLADFKDIMIETTRDRIYIVLNGEDSEEISNRLQTIFGIHSFSLAVKTSSAIEEIKAAALFAFKELDYVGKTFKVTAKRVDKLFPFDTNEINYQVGSHILTNVADLKVDVHHPMINVRVEVRSDATYITCKDIYGPGGLPVGTSGKSMLMLSGGLDSPVAGYFAMKRGLEIEAVHFYSPPYTNERSKQKVLDLTEVLTKFGPDIKLHIVPFTEIQEVIQKQVPENYSLISTRRMMLRITDEIRKKQRALAITTGESLGQVASQTMESMYAINEVTNTPIIRPLITMDKPEIIDVAKNINTHDISIRPFEDCCTIFSPAAPKTRPKREKVEFYESFVDFEALINKAVDQTEMIKISQQKHNQEIDELF; this is translated from the coding sequence ATGCAATATGATCGTATACTTATTCGCTTCGGTGAAATATCGACTAAGGGTCGAAATAGAAAAAAATTTATTGAAAAGCTAAAAAGAAACATCGATTTTAAACTAGCTGATTTTAAGGATATAATGATTGAAACAACTAGAGATCGCATTTATATCGTGTTAAATGGCGAAGATTCAGAAGAAATCTCAAACAGGCTGCAAACAATCTTTGGGATACACTCTTTTAGTCTTGCGGTGAAAACTAGCAGTGCTATAGAAGAGATAAAGGCAGCAGCTTTGTTTGCGTTTAAAGAGTTAGATTATGTTGGAAAAACATTTAAAGTAACAGCTAAAAGGGTAGACAAGCTTTTTCCATTTGATACCAATGAAATTAATTATCAAGTTGGTAGTCACATCTTAACAAATGTAGCTGATTTAAAGGTGGATGTTCATCATCCTATGATCAATGTACGCGTTGAAGTAAGAAGTGATGCAACATACATTACTTGTAAGGATATTTACGGGCCAGGAGGTTTACCAGTTGGGACAAGTGGTAAGTCGATGCTGATGCTTTCAGGTGGTCTTGATAGTCCAGTTGCAGGGTATTTTGCTATGAAGCGAGGACTAGAGATTGAAGCAGTCCATTTCTACAGTCCACCATATACAAATGAACGCTCTAAACAGAAAGTTCTTGATTTAACAGAGGTTTTAACGAAGTTTGGTCCGGACATTAAGCTTCATATCGTTCCATTTACTGAAATACAAGAAGTAATACAAAAACAAGTCCCCGAGAATTACTCACTTATCTCTACAAGACGGATGATGTTAAGGATTACTGATGAAATTAGAAAAAAACAAAGAGCATTAGCGATTACAACGGGAGAAAGCTTAGGACAAGTAGCAAGTCAAACAATGGAGAGTATGTATGCGATAAATGAAGTAACTAATACACCGATTATTCGTCCGTTAATCACTATGGATAAACCAGAAATCATTGATGTGGCAAAAAACATTAACACACATGATATATCAATTCGTCCATTCGAGGATTGTTGTACTATTTTTAGTCCGGCAGCTCCAAAGACACGACCAAAGCGTGAGAAAGTGGAGTTTTATGAAAGCTTTGTTGATTTTGAGGCACTAATCAATAAGGCAGTTGATCAAACGGAAATGATTAAAATTAGCCAGCAGAAACATAATCAAGAGATTGATGAGCTTTTTTAA
- the tpx gene encoding thiol peroxidase, which produces MANITFKSNPVTLLGQEVKVGDSAPNFTVLANDLSPVTLDDSKGSVRLVSVVPSIDTGVCDAQTRRFNEETAGLGNTKVLTVSMDLPFAQKRWCGANGIENVQTVSDHRDASFGEAYGVLIQELRLLARAVFVIDSNDKVTYVEYVSEATNHPDYEAAISAVKAAQ; this is translated from the coding sequence ATGGCAAACATTACGTTTAAAAGTAATCCTGTTACACTATTAGGTCAAGAAGTAAAGGTAGGCGACTCTGCACCGAATTTCACGGTTCTAGCTAATGATTTATCACCAGTTACACTTGACGATTCAAAGGGGTCAGTTCGTCTTGTAAGTGTTGTTCCTTCTATTGATACTGGTGTATGTGATGCACAAACACGCCGCTTTAATGAAGAAACTGCAGGTCTTGGAAATACTAAAGTTTTAACGGTTAGTATGGATCTTCCATTTGCCCAAAAGCGCTGGTGTGGAGCGAACGGAATTGAAAATGTTCAAACAGTTTCAGATCATCGTGATGCTTCATTTGGTGAAGCATATGGTGTCCTTATTCAAGAATTACGATTATTAGCGCGTGCTGTTTTTGTTATTGATAGCAATGATAAAGTAACATATGTAGAGTATGTTAGTGAAGCAACAAATCACCCAGACTATGAGGCAGCTATCTCAGCTGTAAAGGCAGCACAATAG
- a CDS encoding class I SAM-dependent methyltransferase produces MEQRSQVEILFKVIDETASLLREELACTYIEGVAETGENLFQQAILQEEISELSKKRLEKEYSLFYKQRFTKEEIRKAYQLSILKGMHEASQANHQMTPDAVALFIGYLVKKVTEGKEQLSIFDPAIGTGNLLTAVLNQNTDKTVKAYGCDVDDLLIRLAFVNANLQEQNVELFNQDSLEALYVDPVDVIVCDLPYGYYPNDVNASNYQLKAETGHSYAHHLFIEQSLKYTQEGGFVLLLIPNALFESDQTKQLNSFLHEHAYIQGLIQLPSTMFKQKEAAKSVFILQKKAEGVQAPKQTLLANLPSFSNKEAMSNMVQKIDQWFKDEKVKM; encoded by the coding sequence ATGGAACAAAGGTCACAAGTAGAAATCCTTTTTAAAGTCATAGATGAAACAGCAAGCTTATTAAGAGAAGAATTAGCTTGTACATACATAGAGGGGGTTGCCGAAACAGGGGAAAATCTTTTTCAACAAGCGATCCTACAAGAAGAGATTAGTGAACTTAGTAAAAAACGACTTGAAAAAGAATATTCACTTTTTTATAAACAAAGATTTACAAAGGAAGAGATTAGAAAAGCCTATCAACTTTCAATCTTAAAAGGGATGCATGAGGCTTCTCAAGCAAATCACCAAATGACACCAGATGCAGTCGCATTATTTATCGGATATCTCGTGAAAAAGGTAACCGAAGGGAAAGAGCAACTTTCAATTTTTGACCCAGCGATTGGGACGGGGAATCTTCTAACAGCTGTTTTAAATCAGAATACTGATAAAACGGTCAAGGCTTATGGATGTGATGTTGATGATTTACTTATAAGGTTAGCCTTTGTAAATGCGAACCTACAAGAGCAGAATGTGGAGTTGTTTAATCAAGATAGCCTTGAAGCGCTGTATGTTGATCCTGTTGATGTAATCGTATGTGATTTGCCGTATGGATATTATCCCAATGATGTGAATGCTTCTAACTATCAATTAAAGGCTGAGACAGGACACTCCTACGCACACCACTTATTTATTGAGCAAAGCTTAAAATATACGCAAGAAGGTGGGTTTGTGCTCTTACTAATTCCCAATGCCTTATTTGAAAGTGATCAAACAAAGCAATTGAATAGCTTTTTACATGAACACGCCTACATTCAAGGCCTGATTCAGCTTCCTTCTACAATGTTTAAACAAAAAGAAGCGGCTAAAAGTGTGTTCATTTTACAGAAAAAAGCAGAGGGAGTACAAGCTCCAAAACAAACGCTATTAGCAAATCTGCCATCATTTTCAAATAAAGAAGCTATGAGTAATATGGTTCAAAAGATTGATCAATGGTTTAAAGATGAAAAAGTGAAAATGTAA
- a CDS encoding NAD kinase, whose amino-acid sequence MPDRRNLYFFHEKNTELAEKIEYLRELAVKHKFTLVSDSSNANIIVSIGDDGTFLQAVRKTNFRQDCLYVGISVTGTLNMYCDFDISNIDELLEAMNNEQIEVRRYPVIEVSVDNNPSFYCLNECSIRSPIIKTFVVDVFIDDIHFETFRGDGMIVATPTGSTAYNKSVNGAVVDPLLPCLQISELASLNNKHYRTLGSSFILSNQRKLRLKVVQDGNDYPIIGMDNEAVSIRHVENLDFSLSEKRIKTVKLKDNSFWEKVRRTFI is encoded by the coding sequence ATGCCAGATCGTCGTAATCTTTATTTCTTTCACGAAAAAAATACCGAACTTGCAGAGAAAATAGAATACCTAAGAGAACTAGCAGTTAAGCATAAATTCACCCTGGTTTCTGACTCATCCAACGCTAACATTATTGTAAGTATTGGGGATGATGGCACTTTTCTACAAGCTGTACGAAAAACAAATTTCAGACAAGATTGTCTTTATGTTGGAATCTCAGTGACTGGAACCTTAAATATGTATTGTGATTTTGATATTAGTAATATCGACGAACTTCTTGAAGCAATGAACAACGAACAAATCGAAGTAAGACGATATCCAGTTATTGAAGTTAGTGTAGATAACAATCCTTCTTTTTACTGCTTAAATGAATGCTCGATCAGATCTCCTATCATTAAAACATTTGTAGTCGATGTGTTTATCGATGATATCCATTTTGAAACATTTAGAGGAGATGGAATGATTGTTGCCACTCCGACAGGTAGTACTGCCTATAATAAATCTGTGAATGGAGCAGTTGTTGACCCACTCCTTCCTTGCTTACAAATATCTGAACTAGCTTCACTTAACAATAAGCATTACCGTACACTTGGTTCCTCTTTCATTTTAAGCAACCAACGAAAGTTAAGACTAAAAGTCGTACAAGATGGTAATGATTACCCAATCATTGGCATGGACAATGAAGCAGTAAGCATCAGACATGTCGAAAACCTTGATTTTTCTTTGAGTGAGAAAAGAATTAAAACAGTAAAATTAAAAGATAACTCATTCTGGGAAAAAGTGAGACGAACATTTATATAA
- the sppA gene encoding signal peptide peptidase SppA, whose protein sequence is MSGKRWAALGIAVGLFIFSVIINFATQMAFKGDGNSWTEDFLSTAENEFVEHTLVQGTGLNKILVLHVNGTIQDTGNDVSSFFNSAGYQHQSFLRMIDQAKEDNSIKGIILRVNSPGGGVVESAEIHNRLVEFREETEKPVYVSMGTMAASGGYYISAAADKIFAVPDTLTGSLGVIMQGINYSELAERYGVSFETIKSGPYKDIMSASRDMTKEEREILQSMVNNAYDGFVEVISSGRNLSEDEVRRIADGRIYDGRQAKELNLVDELGYFEDTLEAMKKDHDLGDISVVEYKTHYGFNSLFTMSAQKLFTEDIELASLMQLVSQPNSPRMMYLYAK, encoded by the coding sequence ATGAGTGGAAAACGGTGGGCAGCACTAGGAATTGCTGTTGGTTTGTTTATTTTTTCAGTGATAATTAATTTCGCAACACAAATGGCATTTAAGGGTGATGGAAATAGTTGGACAGAGGATTTCCTTTCTACAGCCGAAAACGAATTTGTTGAGCATACGCTTGTTCAAGGAACGGGCTTGAATAAGATTCTTGTGTTACATGTGAATGGGACAATTCAAGACACAGGAAATGACGTTTCTTCATTTTTCAATAGTGCGGGTTATCAGCATCAGTCTTTTTTGCGAATGATTGATCAGGCAAAGGAAGATAACTCAATTAAGGGAATTATTCTTCGGGTAAATTCACCAGGTGGAGGTGTGGTTGAAAGTGCTGAAATCCACAATCGCCTTGTAGAATTTAGGGAAGAAACAGAAAAGCCAGTATATGTATCGATGGGTACTATGGCTGCTTCAGGTGGATATTACATCTCAGCAGCTGCGGATAAGATATTTGCAGTACCAGATACCTTAACAGGTTCCTTAGGGGTTATCATGCAAGGTATTAACTATAGCGAGTTAGCAGAAAGATATGGAGTTAGTTTTGAAACAATTAAAAGTGGACCATACAAGGATATCATGTCAGCCTCAAGAGATATGACTAAAGAAGAAAGAGAAATACTTCAAAGCATGGTTAACAATGCATATGACGGGTTTGTTGAAGTGATTTCATCTGGGCGTAATTTGTCCGAAGATGAAGTGCGAAGAATTGCTGATGGTAGAATATATGATGGTAGACAAGCTAAAGAATTAAACCTTGTAGATGAATTAGGTTATTTTGAAGATACTCTTGAGGCAATGAAAAAGGATCATGATCTTGGAGATATAAGTGTAGTTGAATACAAAACTCACTATGGATTTAATTCTTTATTTACGATGAGTGCCCAAAAGTTATTTACAGAGGATATTGAACTAGCTTCATTAATGCAATTAGTTTCCCAGCCCAATTCTCCGCGCATGATGTACTTGTATGCGAAGTAA
- the ezrA gene encoding septation ring formation regulator EzrA, producing the protein MEIIIGILVIIITVSILGFYSRKKIYQEVDRLELWKIEITNRPVTDEISKVKDLNMTGETEKLFEQWRKEWDEIVTLRLPNVEEYLFDAEEYADKYRFNKSKKVLEAIEKELTETDALITRILAELNELVGSEEKNRIEMDELKQSYRDLKKVLLAHRHTFGQAEFQLELKLDEVSEKFKEFEEATTQGNYLQAREMVISIKGVISVLSLKMEQIPRLLTECQSSIPKKLDEISDGHNEMTTEGYILDHIQVTKEIERLRTQLSYYTELLEKTEVDEVKTGLEEINEAIETLYDLLEKEVEANQFIQSELGKIEENFHILLEESRASEYETQIVQQSYRLSEEDIDAHRQILKKLTQLFKQFVNVKDKLSEEHIAYTIIRDELEEVYASLQDLKQKHDKFCESIQALRKDELVARQKVVDMQKNLTEIRRLLLKNNIPGLPTGFAEILRETKEGIQTVMLKLEEKPLNMAAVTESLQSAEDLIDKVSSSTEEMIEQVFLAEKVIQYGNRYRSRYKKVASSLDEAETLFRNYEYQQALEQAATTLDEFEPGVLKKVEEMIKNT; encoded by the coding sequence ATGGAAATCATCATCGGAATTTTAGTTATTATTATTACCGTTTCAATTTTAGGCTTTTATTCACGAAAAAAAATATATCAGGAAGTAGATCGATTAGAGTTATGGAAAATTGAAATTACGAATCGACCAGTTACTGATGAGATATCAAAAGTAAAAGACTTGAACATGACAGGTGAAACTGAAAAATTATTTGAGCAATGGCGTAAAGAATGGGATGAAATAGTCACCCTAAGGCTTCCAAATGTAGAAGAATATTTATTTGATGCAGAAGAATATGCTGATAAATATCGATTTAATAAATCGAAAAAGGTATTAGAGGCCATTGAGAAGGAATTAACTGAAACAGATGCTCTCATTACCCGCATTTTAGCAGAATTAAATGAACTTGTTGGTAGTGAAGAGAAAAATCGGATAGAGATGGATGAGCTGAAACAATCGTATCGAGACTTAAAAAAGGTGTTGTTAGCACATCGGCATACATTTGGACAAGCTGAATTTCAATTAGAATTAAAACTTGATGAAGTAAGTGAAAAGTTCAAAGAGTTTGAGGAAGCTACAACACAAGGGAATTATCTGCAGGCAAGAGAAATGGTCATATCAATTAAGGGTGTTATTTCTGTCCTTAGCTTGAAAATGGAGCAAATTCCACGCTTGCTAACAGAATGTCAATCATCGATTCCAAAAAAGCTTGATGAAATCTCTGATGGACATAATGAAATGACAACCGAGGGCTACATCCTTGATCATATCCAAGTGACCAAAGAAATTGAACGTCTGAGAACTCAGCTTTCATATTATACAGAGCTGTTAGAAAAAACGGAAGTAGATGAAGTGAAAACAGGTTTAGAGGAAATTAATGAAGCTATTGAAACATTGTATGATTTGCTTGAAAAAGAAGTTGAAGCAAATCAATTTATCCAATCAGAGCTTGGGAAAATTGAGGAGAACTTTCATATCCTTCTTGAGGAAAGTAGAGCATCTGAGTATGAAACACAAATTGTACAACAAAGCTATCGATTGTCGGAAGAAGATATTGATGCACATAGACAAATTCTAAAAAAGCTTACTCAATTGTTTAAGCAATTTGTAAATGTAAAAGATAAACTATCAGAAGAGCATATTGCTTATACTATTATTAGGGATGAGTTAGAAGAAGTTTATGCTTCTCTCCAAGACTTAAAGCAGAAGCATGATAAGTTTTGTGAAAGTATCCAAGCATTAAGAAAAGATGAGTTAGTTGCACGTCAAAAAGTAGTTGATATGCAGAAAAATCTTACTGAGATAAGAAGGCTTTTACTGAAAAATAATATTCCGGGGCTACCAACTGGATTTGCAGAGATTCTTCGAGAAACAAAAGAAGGTATTCAAACAGTAATGTTAAAGTTGGAAGAGAAACCCCTAAATATGGCAGCTGTAACTGAATCACTACAAAGTGCTGAAGATTTAATTGACAAAGTATCTAGTTCGACAGAAGAAATGATTGAACAAGTTTTCCTAGCTGAAAAAGTCATTCAATACGGAAATAGATATAGAAGTCGTTACAAAAAGGTTGCTTCTAGTTTAGACGAGGCTGAAACTTTGTTTCGTAATTATGAGTACCAACAAGCGTTAGAACAAGCTGCAACTACATTAGATGAATTTGAACCAGGGGTATTAAAAAAAGTTGAAGAAATGATCAAAAATACCTAA
- a CDS encoding alpha/beta-type small acid-soluble spore protein — protein MANNSSSNQLLVSGAQQAIDQMKYEIASEFGVNLGADTTSRANGSVGGEITKRLVSFAQQQMSGSFQQQ, from the coding sequence ATGGCAAACAACAGCAGCTCAAACCAACTTTTAGTATCAGGTGCACAACAAGCAATCGACCAAATGAAATATGAGATTGCTTCTGAATTTGGTGTGAACCTTGGAGCAGACACTACTTCTCGCGCTAACGGTTCTGTAGGAGGAGAGATCACTAAACGTTTAGTATCTTTCGCTCAACAACAAATGAGTGGATCTTTCCAACAACAATAA
- a CDS encoding DUF2953 domain-containing protein, translating to MKGCDGLKWVLITLIIILTLLMLIIITKLKVTISAKYTPKDQDIKVKLSAWFGLIRYTINIPLVKIDDDSAAVVVKHKEKSNLGNESANKQTDKFSAKTILNGMKDMQTLIEHVVNLHKIIQKFLRKVTISELKWHTSFGLGDAAHTGIFVGVGWSIKGCLLGILSKYMILKAKPVMSITPLFQQLHSESKIKCIIQFRVGNAMLAGIRLVRFWRGGKPKFRTTPLSMLTGNAKKSAKS from the coding sequence TTGAAAGGATGTGATGGCTTGAAATGGGTCTTAATAACTTTAATAATCATTCTTACCCTTTTAATGTTGATTATCATCACTAAACTTAAGGTTACAATCTCTGCAAAATATACACCGAAAGACCAAGACATAAAAGTTAAGCTCAGTGCATGGTTTGGACTCATTCGTTATACCATTAATATCCCTCTAGTAAAAATAGATGATGATTCAGCTGCTGTCGTAGTTAAGCATAAAGAAAAAAGTAACTTAGGTAATGAAAGTGCAAATAAGCAAACTGATAAGTTTTCCGCCAAAACCATTTTAAATGGTATGAAGGATATGCAAACATTGATCGAGCATGTTGTTAATTTACATAAAATAATTCAGAAGTTTTTACGAAAAGTGACGATTTCAGAATTGAAATGGCATACAAGTTTTGGACTCGGTGATGCTGCACATACAGGAATATTTGTTGGAGTAGGATGGTCTATTAAAGGATGTCTTTTGGGCATACTTAGTAAATACATGATATTAAAAGCAAAACCTGTTATGTCAATCACTCCTTTATTTCAACAACTGCATTCAGAATCAAAAATAAAATGTATTATTCAATTTAGAGTCGGGAATGCTATGTTAGCAGGTATTAGACTGGTGAGATTTTGGAGAGGTGGTAAACCTAAATTTAGAACAACTCCATTATCCATGTTAACAGGAAATGCAAAAAAATCAGCAAAAAGCTAG
- a CDS encoding RDD family protein: METTYHSNEQDLNIIEEKKVLQHQYAGFWMRFWAYLADLIIIGSVNRIIIYPVFRLLDIPVTESNMFAPVSILTALTFFAYFVLMTKFFQQTLGKMIFGLKVVSLTGEKLSWSTILFRELVGRYISKLIYVGYLIVAFLPKKQGIHDLFADTTVVYER; encoded by the coding sequence ATGGAAACGACATATCATTCAAATGAACAGGATTTAAATATAATTGAAGAAAAGAAGGTACTGCAACATCAATATGCAGGCTTTTGGATGAGATTTTGGGCGTATTTAGCGGATTTAATTATTATCGGAAGCGTAAATAGAATCATTATTTATCCGGTTTTTAGACTTTTAGATATCCCTGTTACCGAATCTAATATGTTTGCACCGGTATCAATACTAACTGCTTTGACCTTCTTTGCGTATTTTGTCTTAATGACCAAGTTTTTTCAGCAAACTTTAGGGAAAATGATATTCGGTTTAAAGGTGGTTAGTTTGACAGGAGAGAAATTGTCTTGGTCAACGATTCTTTTCAGAGAATTAGTGGGGAGATATATTTCAAAACTGATTTATGTTGGATATTTAATTGTTGCATTCCTTCCGAAAAAACAAGGGATTCATGATCTTTTCGCAGATACTACAGTCGTTTATGAACGTTAA
- the ytfJ gene encoding GerW family sporulation protein, which yields MSDHPIKGLMTTAMENLKDMIDVNTIIGDPVETPDGSVILTVSKVGFGFAAGGSEFQAAAEGEEKGLPFGGGSGGGVSITPIAFLIVNASGVKMLHLDENTHLYEKLLELAPQAVDKVQQMFKNKNQGQGQSQGQQQGNNQSQNNQDFDI from the coding sequence ATGTCTGATCACCCAATAAAAGGCTTAATGACAACTGCCATGGAAAATTTAAAAGACATGATTGATGTTAATACAATCATAGGAGATCCTGTTGAGACTCCTGATGGTAGTGTCATTTTAACTGTATCAAAGGTTGGATTTGGATTTGCTGCTGGTGGTAGTGAATTCCAAGCTGCTGCAGAAGGCGAAGAAAAGGGGCTACCGTTTGGTGGAGGTAGTGGTGGAGGAGTATCCATTACACCAATTGCTTTCTTGATTGTAAATGCTTCTGGAGTTAAAATGCTTCACCTTGATGAAAATACTCATTTGTATGAAAAATTACTAGAGCTTGCACCACAAGCTGTTGATAAGGTTCAGCAAATGTTTAAAAATAAGAATCAAGGCCAAGGTCAAAGCCAGGGTCAACAACAAGGAAATAATCAATCTCAAAACAACCAAGATTTTGATATTTAA
- a CDS encoding cysteine desulfurase family protein has protein sequence MIYLDNSATTKPYNEVLASFVKVAENYYGNPSSLHGVGAEAEKLLMQARKQAAELLDILPQEVVFTGGGSEGNNLAIKGVALKHKHRGNHIITTSVEHPSVSEACEQLKEHGFEITYLPVNHDGMIELEDVKNAIKDTTILVSMIHVNNEIGAIQPIRLVGEFLKIYPKILFHVDHVQGIGKVPLSFKDLGIDLCTISAHKFNGLKGTGILYVRSGIQLSPLISGGEQEMQFRSGTENVAGVVAMTKALRITLENKERTIEKLEAIKCALIEGLLTNPVISINTPTLNSAPHIINFSIGGLKAEVFVHLLEEYGIIVSTTSACSSKKKMPSKTLLAMNKGEALANSAIRISLSGDNQLEEVPSIVKSINEATEKLGRVMR, from the coding sequence ATGATTTATCTAGATAATAGTGCAACAACTAAGCCCTATAATGAAGTGCTTGCCTCTTTTGTAAAAGTTGCAGAGAATTACTATGGTAATCCATCTTCCCTACATGGAGTAGGTGCTGAGGCTGAAAAATTACTGATGCAGGCTCGAAAACAAGCTGCAGAGCTATTAGATATTTTACCTCAAGAAGTCGTCTTTACTGGTGGTGGATCTGAGGGGAATAATCTCGCTATTAAAGGGGTCGCTCTTAAACACAAACATAGAGGAAATCATATTATTACAACTTCAGTTGAACATCCCTCAGTTAGTGAGGCATGTGAACAATTAAAAGAACATGGTTTTGAAATTACATATTTACCTGTTAATCATGATGGAATGATTGAACTTGAAGATGTGAAAAACGCAATAAAAGATACAACTATTCTTGTCTCTATGATTCATGTAAACAATGAAATAGGAGCTATACAACCGATAAGACTAGTCGGAGAATTTTTAAAAATATATCCGAAAATTCTTTTTCATGTTGACCATGTTCAAGGAATTGGAAAAGTTCCATTATCTTTTAAAGATTTGGGAATTGATTTATGTACAATTTCTGCTCATAAATTTAATGGATTAAAAGGAACAGGGATATTATATGTTAGAAGTGGTATCCAGCTCTCACCTTTAATATCAGGGGGAGAACAAGAAATGCAATTTCGATCAGGGACAGAAAATGTTGCTGGGGTAGTTGCTATGACAAAGGCATTGAGAATAACATTAGAAAATAAAGAGCGTACAATTGAAAAGTTAGAAGCAATAAAGTGTGCCCTTATTGAAGGGCTTCTAACAAACCCAGTGATTAGTATTAATACACCAACTTTAAATAGCGCACCTCATATTATTAATTTTTCAATTGGTGGTCTAAAGGCGGAAGTGTTCGTTCATCTTTTAGAGGAATACGGAATAATTGTATCTACAACCTCCGCTTGTTCGTCCAAAAAGAAAATGCCTAGTAAAACGTTGCTCGCAATGAACAAAGGTGAAGCACTAGCCAATAGTGCAATTCGAATTAGTCTTTCAGGAGATAATCAACTTGAAGAAGTACCATCTATAGTGAAATCTATTAATGAGGCAACTGAGAAATTAGGAAGGGTAATGAGATAA
- the hisJ gene encoding histidinol-phosphatase HisJ encodes MKTDGHIHSPFCPHGTKDEFEQYIKRAIALNYSEISFTEHAPLPLDFVDPTPDKDSGMEFSKLEDYISQLQNLKRKFQSDIKINIGLEVDYILGFEEGITDFLNEYGPYLDDSILSVHFLRKENNYYCVDFSADMFKQMISIFSSVDHIYQSYYDTLEQSIKADLGKFKPKRVGHITLVHKFQKLYQPEMDYSSKIKAILSEIKAHNLELDYNGAGMKKEFCAEPYPPQWIVEEAIKQKIPLVYGSDAHSAKDLEQGYQYLYAKHLFTSPTRF; translated from the coding sequence ATGAAAACTGATGGTCACATACATAGTCCATTCTGTCCACATGGAACAAAAGACGAATTTGAACAATATATAAAAAGGGCAATTGCACTTAATTACAGTGAAATTTCCTTCACTGAACATGCTCCATTACCCCTTGATTTTGTTGATCCTACACCAGATAAAGATAGTGGTATGGAATTTTCTAAGCTAGAAGATTATATCTCCCAATTACAGAATCTGAAAAGAAAGTTTCAATCCGATATTAAAATAAATATCGGATTAGAAGTCGACTATATTCTAGGTTTTGAAGAGGGAATCACTGATTTTTTAAATGAATACGGACCCTATTTAGATGATAGTATCCTATCTGTTCATTTCTTAAGAAAAGAAAACAACTATTATTGTGTCGATTTTTCTGCAGATATGTTCAAACAAATGATTTCCATTTTTTCATCCGTCGATCATATTTATCAAAGTTATTACGATACATTAGAACAATCAATAAAGGCCGACCTTGGGAAATTCAAACCAAAACGAGTAGGTCATATAACATTAGTCCATAAATTTCAAAAGCTTTATCAACCAGAAATGGATTACTCATCCAAGATTAAAGCAATTCTTAGTGAAATAAAGGCACACAATCTAGAACTAGATTATAATGGCGCAGGAATGAAAAAGGAGTTTTGTGCGGAACCATATCCGCCTCAGTGGATTGTGGAGGAAGCAATCAAACAAAAAATCCCTCTAGTATATGGGTCTGATGCCCATAGCGCGAAGGACTTAGAACAAGGTTATCAATATC